Proteins from one Candidatus Margulisiibacteriota bacterium genomic window:
- a CDS encoding sulfite exporter TauE/SafE family protein — MNLVGLVLVGIAAGALSGLLGVGGATIMIPALVFIYGTSQHLAQGTSIAALLLPVGILAVVKYWQTGNVNLTFAFLIALGFFIGAYFGAVYAQPVPDILLKRLFAGYLLVIALQMLFFSK; from the coding sequence ATGAACCTCGTCGGGTTGGTCCTTGTCGGTATCGCGGCCGGGGCGCTCAGCGGTCTTCTCGGCGTCGGCGGCGCGACAATCATGATCCCGGCGCTGGTCTTTATCTACGGCACTTCCCAGCATCTGGCGCAGGGGACCTCGATCGCCGCTTTACTTCTCCCGGTCGGCATCCTGGCGGTGGTCAAATACTGGCAAACGGGGAACGTTAACCTGACTTTCGCCTTCCTGATCGCGCTGGGGTTCTTTATCGGGGCTTACTTTGGGGCGGTTTACGCGCAACCGGTCCCGGATATATTATTAAAACGGTTATTCGCCGGCTATCTGCTCGTCATCGCCCTGCAGATGTTGTTCTTCTCAAAATAG
- a CDS encoding GatB/YqeY domain-containing protein — MTLFEQINNDIKEAMRAKDELKLSVLRMMKSKVLYVNARGDLPEAEVTKIVNKYGKDIKETIEEYNKVGRAAEVAQAEKELAIVQSYLPKELSPDELKNLVKQAIAETGAATPKDMGLVMKAVLAKAPSADGKIVSQFVRELLK; from the coding sequence GTGACACTGTTCGAACAGATCAATAACGATATTAAGGAAGCGATGAGGGCTAAGGACGAGTTGAAACTGAGCGTCCTCCGGATGATGAAGAGCAAAGTGCTTTACGTTAACGCCCGCGGCGACCTGCCGGAGGCGGAAGTTACCAAGATCGTCAATAAATACGGTAAGGATATCAAAGAGACGATCGAAGAGTATAATAAGGTCGGCCGCGCGGCCGAAGTCGCCCAGGCGGAGAAAGAGCTGGCGATCGTCCAGTCATACTTGCCTAAAGAGCTATCCCCGGACGAGCTTAAAAACCTGGTCAAGCAGGCGATTGCCGAGACCGGCGCCGCGACCCCCAAGGATATGGGCCTGGTGATGAAGGCCGTCTTGGCTAAAGCTCCCAGCGCCGACGGCAAGATCGTCAGCCAGTTCGTCCGGGAACTCCTCAAATAA
- a CDS encoding 2-hydroxymuconate tautomerase, with protein sequence MPVVKIGMWAGRDKETKKKLIENVTKTICETTGCPAQAVIVIIEDIPKENWGQDGKQGG encoded by the coding sequence ATGCCAGTCGTGAAGATCGGAATGTGGGCGGGCCGGGACAAAGAGACCAAGAAAAAACTGATCGAGAACGTCACCAAGACGATCTGCGAAACGACCGGCTGCCCGGCGCAGGCCGTGATCGTCATTATCGAAGACATTCCCAAAGAGAACTGGGGCCAAGACGGGAAACAGGGAGGCTAA
- a CDS encoding serine hydrolase — MRALVVVLVFCLSTAASANLQNKLERLAATAEGKVGIAFIDLQNSREASVNGNLPMPAASVGKVPVMCAAFHLADSGKLNLQKRIVFRESDKLDGAGVLRWMKAGQEYTLWNLMRLMITLSDNTATRLVVNTVGLPSIEAYMKGIGLTNTRISDPTMLVEPPAKNNNLTSANDMAKQLVLVHNCRGFSKKSAKQMIAWMNYQRYRWGIWRGVPPGTYVANKTGHLAGILNDVGLVYTKKGTYALAVFTSGFKNKSRARQLINDISRTVYEDYTGEKVAKPVIKRRSPRRPSVKSRRRSGRSGLVLSHKSRLSPRR, encoded by the coding sequence ATGCGCGCGTTAGTCGTCGTCCTGGTCTTTTGCCTTTCAACGGCAGCCAGTGCCAACCTCCAAAACAAACTCGAGCGCCTGGCCGCGACGGCCGAGGGGAAGGTCGGCATCGCCTTTATCGACCTCCAGAACAGCCGGGAAGCATCGGTCAACGGCAACCTCCCCATGCCGGCGGCGTCGGTCGGCAAAGTGCCGGTCATGTGCGCCGCCTTCCACCTGGCGGACTCGGGCAAGCTTAACTTGCAAAAACGGATCGTCTTCCGGGAAAGCGATAAGCTTGACGGCGCCGGCGTCCTCCGCTGGATGAAGGCCGGCCAGGAATACACCCTCTGGAACCTGATGCGGTTGATGATCACTCTCTCCGACAACACGGCGACCCGGCTGGTCGTTAACACGGTCGGTTTACCGTCGATCGAAGCTTATATGAAAGGGATCGGCCTCACTAACACCCGGATCAGCGACCCGACCATGCTGGTCGAACCGCCGGCGAAGAACAACAACCTGACCTCGGCCAACGACATGGCCAAACAGCTGGTCCTGGTTCATAACTGCCGCGGCTTCTCGAAAAAGTCGGCCAAGCAGATGATCGCCTGGATGAATTACCAGCGTTACCGCTGGGGGATCTGGCGCGGGGTGCCGCCGGGGACCTATGTCGCTAATAAGACCGGCCACCTCGCAGGGATATTGAACGATGTCGGTCTGGTTTATACCAAAAAGGGGACTTACGCCCTGGCGGTCTTCACTTCGGGGTTTAAAAACAAGAGCCGCGCCCGCCAGTTGATCAACGATATTTCGCGGACCGTTTACGAGGATTATACCGGCGAGAAAGTCGCGAAGCCTGTTATAAAGCGGCGATCACCGCGTCGGCCATCTGTGAAGTCCCGACGGCGGTCGGGTCGTTCCGGTCTGGTTTTAAGTCATAAGTCACGGCTTTCCCCTCGGCGATAA
- a CDS encoding isocitrate/isopropylmalate dehydrogenase family protein has product MAYKITLIPGDGIGPEVSTAARRCVDATGVKIDWEIAEAGADIIKKYGTPLPDSTLASIRKNKVALKGPLTTPIGTGFRSVNVAIRKELDLYACLRPTRSYKGVRSRYENIDLVIVRENTEDLYAGIEFEEGKPETKTLIAEIEKLAKKKIAADSGISIKPISVSGSKRIVKYAFEYAVKHGRKKVTAISKANIMKFTDGLFFKAAQEVAKEYAGKIEYEERLIDNMCMQLVQKPELYDVLCLPNLYGDILSDLCAGLIGGLGIAPGANLGEGIAVFEAIHGSAPKYTGQNKVNPVAMILSAVLMLDYLGEKEAAKRLDKAVAKVIAEGKAVTYDLKPDRNDPTAVGTSQMADAVIAAL; this is encoded by the coding sequence ATGGCTTACAAGATCACCTTAATCCCCGGCGACGGGATCGGGCCGGAAGTCTCGACCGCGGCGCGGCGCTGCGTCGACGCGACCGGCGTCAAGATCGACTGGGAGATCGCCGAAGCGGGCGCCGATATCATCAAGAAATACGGGACGCCGCTCCCCGATTCGACCCTCGCTTCGATCCGGAAGAACAAGGTCGCCCTTAAAGGGCCTCTTACCACGCCGATCGGGACCGGGTTCCGCTCGGTCAACGTCGCCATCCGCAAAGAACTCGACCTTTACGCCTGCCTCCGCCCGACCCGGTCGTATAAAGGGGTCCGCTCCCGGTACGAAAACATCGATCTGGTCATCGTTCGTGAGAATACCGAAGACCTCTACGCCGGCATTGAGTTCGAAGAAGGGAAGCCGGAGACCAAAACCTTGATCGCGGAGATCGAGAAGCTCGCCAAGAAGAAGATCGCCGCCGATTCCGGGATCTCGATCAAGCCGATCTCGGTTTCCGGCTCGAAACGGATCGTTAAATATGCTTTCGAATACGCCGTTAAGCACGGCCGGAAGAAAGTCACGGCGATCTCCAAAGCGAACATCATGAAGTTCACCGACGGGCTCTTCTTTAAGGCCGCCCAGGAAGTGGCCAAGGAATACGCCGGTAAGATCGAGTACGAAGAGCGGCTGATCGACAACATGTGCATGCAGCTGGTACAAAAACCGGAGCTGTATGACGTTCTCTGCCTGCCGAACCTGTACGGCGATATCCTCTCCGACCTCTGCGCCGGGCTGATCGGCGGGTTAGGCATTGCGCCCGGGGCGAACCTGGGCGAGGGGATCGCGGTCTTTGAAGCGATCCACGGCTCCGCCCCGAAATATACCGGCCAGAACAAGGTCAACCCGGTCGCGATGATCCTTTCCGCGGTCCTGATGCTCGATTACCTGGGGGAAAAAGAGGCGGCCAAGCGATTAGACAAAGCGGTTGCCAAGGTTATCGCCGAGGGGAAAGCCGTGACTTATGACTTAAAACCAGACCGGAACGACCCGACCGCCGTCGGGACTTCACAGATGGCCGACGCGGTGATCGCCGCTTTATAA
- a CDS encoding D-alanine--D-alanine ligase: MKNLKNKKIAVLCGGRSGEREVSLRSGKRVFDSLKKQKFNVAMFDLSDDLIAQLKKKKIDLVYIALHGRWGEDGCVQGMLEVANIPYTGSKVLASALAMNKLAAKRIFDTCNIPTPRYLAIDPGSDLKKEAEKLRRIFPFPLVIKPTSEGSSLGVSIVKENDDLERILAKTVKEYQDVFIEEFIKGREVTVGIIGTGDDVQALPILELVPRKEFYDFEAKYTSGMTEFILPARLPKALYKRTQAVALAAHRALGCYGVSRVDIIVAGDHTPYVHEVNSIPGMTEHSDLPAEAESAGLSFDELVVKILESAF; the protein is encoded by the coding sequence GTGAAAAACCTCAAAAACAAGAAGATCGCGGTCCTCTGCGGCGGGCGGTCCGGCGAGCGCGAGGTCTCCCTCCGCTCCGGCAAACGAGTGTTCGACTCGCTGAAAAAGCAGAAGTTCAACGTCGCCATGTTCGACCTGTCCGACGACCTGATCGCCCAGCTTAAAAAGAAGAAGATCGACCTGGTCTACATCGCCCTGCACGGCCGCTGGGGCGAGGACGGCTGCGTCCAGGGAATGCTGGAGGTCGCCAACATCCCTTACACCGGCTCCAAGGTCCTGGCCTCCGCCCTGGCGATGAACAAGCTCGCCGCCAAGCGGATCTTCGATACCTGCAATATCCCGACGCCGCGCTACCTGGCGATCGACCCCGGCAGCGATCTGAAAAAGGAGGCCGAGAAGCTCCGCCGGATCTTCCCCTTCCCGCTCGTCATCAAGCCGACCAGCGAAGGGTCCAGCCTCGGCGTTTCGATCGTCAAGGAAAACGACGACCTGGAACGGATCTTAGCCAAAACGGTCAAGGAATATCAGGATGTCTTTATCGAAGAGTTCATCAAGGGTCGCGAAGTAACAGTCGGGATCATCGGCACGGGGGATGACGTACAAGCCTTGCCAATCCTCGAGCTCGTCCCGCGCAAGGAATTTTACGATTTCGAAGCCAAATACACCTCGGGGATGACCGAGTTCATCCTCCCGGCCCGACTCCCCAAGGCCTTGTATAAGAGGACCCAGGCAGTCGCCCTTGCCGCCCACCGGGCCCTCGGCTGCTACGGCGTTTCCCGGGTCGACATCATCGTCGCCGGCGACCATACCCCCTACGTCCACGAGGTCAACTCGATCCCCGGCATGACGGAGCACTCCGACCTGCCGGCCGAAGCCGAGAGCGCCGGCCTTTCTTTCGACGAGCTGGTGGTAAAAATCCTTGAGAGCGCGTTCTAA
- a CDS encoding FtsQ-type POTRA domain-containing protein, translating into MRARSKRKKLPFRLRLYIAILLLIPLGIGTYFLLSLPIWRIQDVVVSGARLLSAEEVKDLSGVPLNENLFLTSFSRVRKNLTGITAIKSFRIYRIPPATVYIKIEERRPAAVVVLRGRSAIIDEAGYVLNRNPGLTINVTDMADLPVVSGVASTDVSVEGRINPQISRLISDIIIDLAKRLGSPRIQLETGGFERITFMLDDLLKVKLGRDEEIKRKMEVFQRLLKVIEGKWGSVEYVDVRYPDNPVIKYK; encoded by the coding sequence TTGAGAGCGCGTTCTAAACGGAAAAAGCTCCCTTTCCGCCTGCGGCTTTATATCGCTATTTTGCTGCTGATCCCGCTCGGGATCGGGACCTATTTTCTCCTTTCCCTGCCGATCTGGCGGATCCAGGACGTCGTCGTTTCCGGGGCCCGGCTCCTCTCCGCGGAAGAGGTCAAAGACCTGTCCGGCGTGCCGCTCAATGAGAACCTCTTCCTGACCAGCTTCAGCCGGGTCAGGAAAAACTTAACAGGCATCACGGCGATCAAGTCGTTCCGCATTTACCGGATCCCGCCGGCCACGGTCTACATCAAGATCGAGGAGCGCCGGCCGGCCGCCGTCGTCGTCCTGCGGGGCAGATCGGCGATCATCGACGAGGCCGGGTACGTCCTCAACCGGAACCCGGGGCTTACCATCAACGTCACCGATATGGCGGACCTGCCGGTCGTGTCGGGCGTCGCTTCGACCGACGTTTCCGTCGAGGGGCGGATCAACCCGCAGATCTCCCGCCTGATCTCCGACATCATCATCGACCTGGCCAAGCGGCTCGGCTCTCCCCGCATCCAGCTGGAGACCGGCGGCTTTGAGCGGATCACTTTCATGCTCGACGACTTATTGAAGGTCAAGCTGGGGCGCGACGAGGAGATCAAGCGGAAAATGGAGGTCTTTCAGCGCCTGCTCAAAGTGATCGAAGGGAAGTGGGGCTCGGTCGAATATGTCGACGTCCGCTACCCCGACAACCCGGTGATAAAATACAAATAA
- the ftsZ gene encoding cell division protein FtsZ — translation MPAASNGQGFATIKVFGVGGGGTNAVNRMISGGVKGVEFWGCNTDLQALNVSLPDHKLQLGMKLTRGLGAGSNPEVGQKAAEESRDDIRLALEGADMVFITAGMGGGTGTGASPIIAEVAKELGCLAVGVVTKPFRFEGPVRISQAESGIALLKEKVDALIVIPNDKLLQVVERKTSIIEAFKIADDVLRQGVKGISDMITVPGLINLDFADVRTIMFEAGSAMMGIGTGSGENRAVEAAEAAISSPLLEDTITGAKGIIFNVSGGADLALTEVTEAAEVIYNAGDPDANIIFGATIDEKLQGDVVVTVIATGFRPSAKKEKEALPFLRPRTVGAAAGGGHAASASKENIELPPFMR, via the coding sequence ATGCCAGCAGCAAGCAACGGACAGGGCTTCGCGACGATCAAGGTTTTCGGGGTCGGCGGCGGCGGGACCAACGCGGTTAACCGGATGATCAGCGGCGGGGTCAAGGGGGTCGAGTTCTGGGGTTGTAACACCGACCTGCAGGCGCTCAACGTCTCCCTGCCCGACCACAAGCTCCAGCTCGGGATGAAACTGACCCGCGGCCTTGGCGCCGGCTCCAACCCGGAAGTCGGCCAGAAAGCGGCCGAAGAATCGCGCGACGATATCCGTCTCGCCCTGGAAGGGGCCGATATGGTCTTTATCACCGCCGGCATGGGGGGCGGGACCGGCACCGGCGCTTCCCCAATTATCGCGGAAGTCGCCAAAGAGCTGGGTTGTCTCGCCGTCGGCGTCGTTACCAAGCCGTTCCGTTTTGAAGGCCCGGTCCGCATCTCCCAGGCGGAATCGGGGATCGCCCTCCTCAAGGAAAAAGTCGACGCCCTGATCGTCATCCCCAACGACAAGCTGCTGCAGGTGGTGGAAAGAAAGACCTCGATCATCGAGGCGTTCAAGATCGCCGACGACGTCCTGCGCCAGGGGGTCAAAGGCATCTCCGACATGATCACCGTCCCCGGCCTGATCAACCTCGACTTTGCCGACGTCCGCACCATCATGTTCGAGGCCGGCTCGGCGATGATGGGGATCGGCACCGGCTCGGGCGAGAACCGCGCCGTGGAAGCGGCCGAAGCGGCCATCTCCTCCCCGCTGCTCGAAGATACGATCACCGGCGCCAAGGGGATCATTTTCAACGTCTCCGGCGGCGCCGATCTCGCCCTCACCGAGGTCACCGAAGCGGCCGAAGTTATTTATAACGCCGGCGATCCCGACGCCAACATCATTTTCGGCGCCACGATCGACGAAAAGCTCCAGGGCGACGTCGTGGTCACCGTTATCGCCACCGGCTTCCGGCCGTCGGCCAAGAAAGAGAAGGAAGCCCTGCCTTTCCTGCGGCCGCGGACGGTCGGGGCGGCAGCGGGCGGCGGGCATGCCGCCAGCGCCAGCAAAGAGAATATCGAGCTGCCGCCGTTCATGCGCTAA
- a CDS encoding MarC family protein: MEAFFYPFIKSVIALFIITDSPGNLPFFLGLTEGETQESRRKMFGTAILTGLILLLVFLFAGLAILDLFNVTLNDFKIAGGILLLWISIEIMLRGRLNLERKEDAGVVPLGCPLLVGPGAITTAIVLLKLYGYVVVLSAIAACFFLIWLVLYFADHIHRILGHNGSILLTKVAAILIAAIAVQFIREGIMAIVLLKP; this comes from the coding sequence ATGGAAGCCTTTTTCTATCCGTTCATTAAATCGGTCATCGCGCTCTTTATTATCACCGATTCGCCGGGCAATCTGCCGTTCTTTCTCGGCCTGACCGAGGGGGAGACCCAGGAGTCGCGGCGGAAGATGTTCGGGACCGCGATCCTGACCGGCCTGATCCTCCTGCTGGTCTTTCTCTTCGCCGGGTTGGCTATTCTCGACCTGTTCAACGTTACCCTCAACGACTTTAAGATCGCCGGGGGAATATTATTGCTCTGGATCTCGATCGAGATCATGCTGCGGGGACGGTTGAACCTGGAGCGGAAAGAAGATGCGGGGGTCGTTCCTTTGGGCTGTCCCCTGCTCGTCGGCCCCGGGGCAATTACTACGGCGATCGTCCTGCTGAAGCTGTACGGCTACGTGGTCGTTCTGAGCGCGATCGCCGCCTGTTTCTTCCTGATCTGGCTGGTCCTCTATTTTGCCGATCACATCCACCGGATCCTCGGCCACAACGGCTCGATCCTGTTAACCAAGGTTGCCGCCATCCTGATCGCCGCCATCGCCGTCCAGTTCATCCGGGAAGGGATAATGGCGATCGTTCTCCTAAAACCCTAA
- a CDS encoding sigma-54 dependent transcriptional regulator — protein MKPVILIIDDEESMLTTFKSVLKNDYELVLLSNGADTLPALRDNNIALILLDVMMPGQNGLDVLRTIKDFDKNLAVIMVTAAHDIKLAVKAIKLGAEDYVTKPFEAESLLATIAQALAKRSLVRENIYLKQVLAEKGYQWDLIGRSAPAKKTFELIAKAAKVNSTVLITGESGTGKELVAHAIHKSSARAAQPFVVVNCASLPESLIEAELFGHEKGAFTGALERKEGKFELADNGTIFLDEIGCMPLNLQSRLLRVLQDNSVEKLGGTKPIKVDVRVIAATNLALEEAIKKNEFRSDLFYRLNVIRVQLAPLRERKEDIPLYAEYFVEKYSREFNKGLKGLSQEAIRLLINYDWPGNVRELQNLMERIVALTENTESVQADDIPLEAAAKNVVQEGLKEALLDFERRYIKNALAEAAGNQTKAAELLNIHRTTLISKMDQLGLK, from the coding sequence GTGAAACCGGTCATCCTGATCATCGACGATGAAGAGAGCATGCTGACGACGTTCAAGTCGGTCCTGAAGAACGACTACGAGCTGGTGCTTTTAAGCAATGGCGCCGACACGCTCCCCGCTTTACGGGATAATAATATCGCGCTGATCCTGCTCGATGTCATGATGCCCGGGCAGAATGGGCTTGATGTGCTGCGGACGATCAAAGACTTTGATAAAAACCTAGCCGTGATCATGGTCACTGCCGCCCATGACATCAAACTGGCGGTCAAAGCGATCAAGCTGGGGGCCGAAGATTACGTCACCAAGCCCTTCGAAGCGGAATCCTTGCTTGCCACCATCGCCCAGGCGCTGGCCAAACGTTCGTTGGTCAGGGAAAACATCTATCTCAAGCAGGTCCTGGCGGAAAAAGGGTATCAATGGGACCTGATCGGCCGGTCGGCCCCCGCTAAAAAGACGTTCGAACTGATCGCCAAGGCGGCCAAGGTCAACAGCACCGTGCTGATCACCGGCGAATCCGGGACCGGCAAAGAGCTGGTCGCGCACGCTATCCATAAGAGCAGTGCCCGGGCAGCTCAACCGTTTGTCGTAGTCAACTGCGCCTCGCTCCCCGAGTCGCTGATCGAAGCGGAGCTCTTTGGCCATGAAAAAGGGGCTTTTACCGGCGCCCTGGAACGTAAAGAAGGGAAGTTCGAGCTGGCCGATAACGGGACGATCTTCCTGGACGAGATCGGCTGTATGCCGCTCAACCTGCAATCCCGGCTGCTGCGGGTCCTGCAGGACAACAGCGTAGAAAAGCTTGGCGGGACGAAACCGATCAAAGTCGACGTTCGGGTCATCGCCGCCACCAACCTCGCGCTGGAAGAAGCGATCAAAAAGAACGAATTCCGCAGCGATCTTTTTTATCGTTTGAACGTGATCAGGGTCCAACTCGCCCCGCTCCGGGAACGAAAAGAAGACATCCCCCTATACGCCGAATATTTCGTGGAAAAATACAGCCGGGAATTCAACAAGGGGTTAAAAGGCCTGAGCCAGGAAGCGATCCGGTTATTGATCAATTACGATTGGCCGGGCAATGTCCGGGAGCTGCAGAACCTCATGGAAAGGATCGTCGCCCTGACCGAAAACACCGAATCTGTCCAGGCGGACGACATACCGCTGGAAGCGGCCGCCAAGAACGTTGTCCAGGAAGGTTTAAAAGAAGCTCTGCTGGATTTTGAGCGGCGCTATATAAAGAACGCCTTAGCGGAAGCGGCCGGCAACCAGACCAAGGCCGCCGAGCTCCTGAATATCCACCGCACCACTTTGATCTCCAAAATGGACCAATTAGGGCTTAAATAG
- a CDS encoding YiiX/YebB-like N1pC/P60 family cysteine hydrolase: MKTIKFAVFAFAALLLTAGCVTKPSYYGFEDLRNGLKDQSFYFANSSKPTNARVDLGFIPIYPASGQKRMSVCYTIWPNPSRFRVKSSRAFVQWSDSSAYNFDWPRFTRESGQRGDLIFIRANGKCHDLVKIFSSWTHVAIADDPFRSYVFEAMLDGGVRSNYTPDKWGALSYYSCKKITVMSRGQIESALNQAKSRLTGLPYLPNVKTTADMLTFLARWSDKNNLESMYCSKLVYNTFKSYVNLDTNNTSVFWDSLCDKRPGVPAFSWIGVSPDDIYYSEALGPDFCYSSNLSRL; the protein is encoded by the coding sequence ATGAAAACCATTAAATTCGCCGTTTTTGCCTTCGCCGCCCTCTTGCTAACAGCCGGCTGCGTTACCAAGCCCTCTTACTACGGCTTCGAGGACCTGCGCAACGGTTTAAAGGACCAGAGCTTCTACTTTGCCAATAGTTCTAAGCCGACCAATGCCCGAGTTGACCTGGGGTTTATTCCCATCTACCCCGCCAGCGGGCAAAAAAGGATGAGCGTCTGTTACACGATCTGGCCTAATCCCTCGCGATTCCGGGTAAAATCGAGTCGGGCGTTCGTCCAATGGAGCGATAGTTCCGCCTATAATTTTGATTGGCCCAGGTTTACGCGGGAAAGCGGCCAGAGAGGAGACCTGATCTTCATCCGGGCTAACGGCAAATGCCATGATCTGGTCAAGATCTTTTCCAGCTGGACCCATGTCGCCATTGCCGACGATCCTTTCCGCAGCTATGTTTTTGAGGCCATGCTCGACGGCGGGGTTAGATCTAATTATACGCCGGACAAATGGGGCGCTCTCTCGTACTACAGCTGCAAGAAAATAACGGTCATGAGCCGCGGCCAGATCGAGTCGGCCCTCAACCAGGCCAAAAGCCGGCTCACCGGGCTCCCTTATCTGCCAAACGTCAAAACGACAGCGGATATGCTAACATTCCTCGCCCGCTGGAGCGACAAGAACAATCTCGAATCGATGTACTGCTCCAAGCTGGTGTATAATACTTTCAAATCCTATGTCAATCTTGACACCAATAATACCTCAGTTTTCTGGGATTCCTTGTGTGACAAGCGCCCTGGCGTCCCGGCTTTCAGCTGGATCGGTGTTTCCCCGGATGACATTTATTATTCGGAGGCGCTTGGGCCCGACTTTTGTTACTCGTCGAACCTTAGCCGGTTATGA
- a CDS encoding lycopene cyclase domain-containing protein, with protein sequence MGTYLLINLAIIAGPFGLSFLPWFRFYRRWPAVLAALAAVGALFIGWDVLVTWRGDWAFNPQYISGLKLLGLPVEEWLFFVTVPYSCLFLYEQMATYLRDATVEINARLYFWLALACFTGALLNTDRGYTCLVLALTGLIFLSARIYHERVFASRLFWWWMAICMLLFYGFNYILTALPVISYAPAAVLGVRVGTIPLEDFFYNFTMLTLYLAVYRRFRRPG encoded by the coding sequence ATGGGCACGTATCTACTGATTAACCTGGCGATCATTGCCGGGCCGTTCGGTTTATCCTTTCTCCCTTGGTTCCGTTTTTACCGCCGCTGGCCGGCCGTGCTGGCAGCGTTGGCCGCGGTCGGGGCTTTATTCATTGGCTGGGACGTTTTGGTCACTTGGCGGGGGGACTGGGCATTTAACCCGCAATACATTAGCGGCCTTAAGCTACTCGGTTTGCCGGTCGAGGAGTGGCTGTTTTTTGTGACCGTCCCTTACAGCTGCCTTTTTCTTTATGAACAGATGGCCACCTATTTGCGGGACGCGACGGTTGAGATCAATGCGCGGCTTTATTTCTGGCTAGCCCTGGCTTGTTTCACCGGCGCCTTGCTCAATACCGATCGCGGCTACACCTGCCTGGTCCTGGCGCTGACCGGCCTGATCTTTTTAAGCGCCCGGATCTACCACGAACGGGTCTTTGCCTCGCGGTTATTCTGGTGGTGGATGGCGATCTGCATGCTCCTTTTTTACGGTTTTAATTATATTTTGACCGCTTTACCGGTCATCAGTTACGCTCCGGCGGCCGTGCTGGGGGTGAGAGTGGGGACGATCCCGCTGGAAGACTTCTTTTACAACTTCACCATGCTGACGCTTTATCTGGCCGTTTATCGCCGGTTCAGGCGACCCGGTTGA
- a CDS encoding phytoene/squalene synthase family protein, whose product MFSDQHRAVFKAGSRTYYYSSLFFPKAVRDDVSILYAFVRQADNYVDSVPQDREGFAAFAERYGRAASTGELSGDPIIDSFVALAKRRKFDPRWVEAFLYSMELDTYKKQYQTIKETEEYIYGSAEVVGLMMARVLNLPDAALEPAKYLGKAMQYINFIRDINEDLKLGRVYLPQDELEQFGLPSLRFDQVRQHTHKFREFINLQIVRYQKWQARAAEGYRFIPRRYLVPIKTAADMYQWTAAKIRQDPLVVYQRIVKPSRTRIICRVIYNAVLGNGHVSTD is encoded by the coding sequence ATGTTCTCTGACCAGCACCGGGCCGTTTTTAAAGCGGGGAGCCGGACATATTATTACAGTTCGCTCTTTTTTCCTAAAGCGGTCAGGGACGACGTTTCCATCCTTTACGCTTTTGTCAGGCAGGCCGACAACTATGTTGATTCCGTTCCCCAGGATAGGGAAGGCTTTGCCGCGTTCGCCGAGCGTTACGGGCGGGCGGCGTCCACTGGCGAGCTATCGGGCGATCCGATCATCGACAGCTTTGTCGCCCTGGCCAAAAGGCGGAAATTCGATCCCCGCTGGGTTGAAGCGTTCCTCTATTCGATGGAGCTCGACACCTACAAGAAACAGTACCAGACTATCAAGGAGACGGAGGAGTATATCTATGGCTCGGCCGAGGTCGTTGGCCTGATGATGGCGCGGGTCCTTAATCTGCCGGACGCAGCGCTGGAGCCGGCCAAATATCTTGGCAAGGCGATGCAGTACATAAATTTCATCCGCGACATTAACGAAGACCTGAAGCTGGGGCGGGTTTACCTGCCGCAGGACGAGCTGGAGCAGTTCGGGTTGCCTTCGCTCCGTTTCGACCAGGTCCGGCAGCATACGCATAAGTTCCGGGAGTTCATTAACCTGCAAATCGTCCGCTATCAGAAGTGGCAGGCCAGGGCGGCTGAAGGGTACAGGTTCATCCCGCGCCGTTATCTGGTCCCGATCAAAACGGCGGCGGATATGTACCAGTGGACGGCGGCCAAGATCAGGCAGGACCCGCTGGTCGTTTACCAGCGGATCGTTAAGCCGTCGCGGACCCGGATAATCTGCCGGGTGATCTATAACGCGGTATTGGGCAATGGGCACGTATCTACTGATTAA